A single region of the Nitrospiraceae bacterium genome encodes:
- a CDS encoding ABC transporter ATP-binding protein, producing the protein MIVLKGLSMRLAAGGRAVTILDQIDLVIPSKQMVAIVGPSGSGKSTLLGLMAGLDRPTSGSVVLDGVDITTLSESALARYRRKMIGYIFQSFHLIPTLTALENVMVPLELTGVSSVKRRASDLLDAVGLQDRLHHYPVQLSGGEQQRVAVARAFACRPPILLADEPTGNLDSGTGRHIIGLLLDLHRDYGTTLVLVTHERDVASLMQRVITLRDGRIESDEETDETVSSGESPS; encoded by the coding sequence ATGATCGTCTTAAAGGGGTTGTCGATGCGGTTGGCCGCCGGTGGACGGGCGGTCACGATTCTTGATCAGATCGACCTCGTTATTCCATCGAAACAAATGGTCGCGATCGTGGGGCCGTCCGGCAGCGGAAAGTCGACTCTTTTGGGTCTGATGGCTGGATTAGACCGTCCGACCTCTGGCTCCGTCGTGCTCGACGGAGTGGATATCACCACTTTGTCGGAGAGTGCGCTCGCGCGGTACCGACGAAAAATGATTGGGTATATCTTTCAATCGTTCCACCTCATCCCAACCTTAACCGCGCTCGAAAATGTCATGGTCCCACTTGAGTTGACCGGAGTTTCTTCAGTGAAGAGGCGCGCTAGCGATCTCCTGGACGCAGTTGGCTTGCAGGACCGTCTTCACCATTATCCGGTGCAATTGTCCGGAGGTGAGCAACAGCGGGTCGCGGTGGCCAGAGCGTTCGCCTGTCGACCTCCAATCCTGCTGGCCGATGAACCGACCGGCAATCTTGATTCGGGTACTGGTCGACACATCATCGGGCTCTTACTCGACCTCCATCGTGACTACGGCACAACGCTGGTGTTGGTTACGCACGAGCGAGATGTTGCCTCGCTCATGCAGCGCGTGATCACGTTGCGGGATGGCCGCATCGAATCCGACGAGGAAACCGACGAGACGGTTTCCTCGGGAGAGTCCCCCTCGTGA